One segment of Formicincola oecophyllae DNA contains the following:
- a CDS encoding FYDLN acid domain-containing protein, whose amino-acid sequence MANEELGLKRTCVECGVRFYDLNRIPPVCPKCGAEQRSPERPKHLEDDVPAATKHSNGVENDDDVDIEEDDIIDDDIDDDISSDIEVKPTKDDQDDS is encoded by the coding sequence ATGGCCAATGAAGAACTCGGGCTGAAACGGACATGCGTTGAATGCGGCGTGCGTTTTTACGACCTCAACCGCATTCCCCCCGTCTGCCCCAAATGCGGGGCTGAACAACGCTCCCCTGAGCGCCCCAAGCACCTTGAAGACGATGTCCCCGCCGCCACCAAGCACAGCAACGGGGTGGAAAACGATGATGATGTCGACATCGAGGAAGATGACATCATTGATGATGACATTGACGATGACATCAGCAGCGACATCGAAGTCAAACCCACCAAGGACGACCAGGACGACAGCTGA
- the aroA gene encoding 3-phosphoshikimate 1-carboxyvinyltransferase produces MSEPAPTPSARTPIAHQASPAAAPLRGAVRVPGDKSISHRAIMMGALAEGTTTIEGLLEGADVMATIRAMRQLGATVTQGDGPGMWRVVGWGRQGPQEPADVLDMGNAGTGARLLAGLLAPWPLTAFLTGDGSLRKRPMKRVTAPLGRMGVGFATRAGDRLPMAIQGTVKGRPITYRLPVASAQVKSALMLAGLNCQGETVVIEPSPTRDHTENMLRHFGVPVSVEDTERGRTIRLTGPATLRAVHINVPGDPSSAAFPLVAALLVPGSDVRIENVGLNPLRTGLLTTLREMGADLQLEDVRDGAGEAMGTLHARHSALKAVDVPAERAPSMIDEYPILAMACAMAAGTSRLRGLEELRVKESDRLAATLALLQGNGVKAWVEGDDLFIEGSGGDPVPGGGVVATHMDHRLAMSAVVMGLASQKGLEVDDLSFVDTSFPGFLQLLGQLQQTPVGGKP; encoded by the coding sequence ATGAGTGAGCCCGCCCCCACCCCATCCGCCCGTACCCCCATTGCCCATCAAGCCAGCCCTGCCGCAGCGCCGCTGCGGGGCGCTGTGCGCGTACCTGGGGACAAATCCATCAGCCACCGCGCCATTATGATGGGGGCTTTGGCTGAAGGCACCACCACTATTGAAGGTCTTTTGGAAGGTGCTGACGTCATGGCCACCATCAGGGCCATGCGTCAGTTAGGCGCCACCGTCACCCAGGGGGATGGGCCAGGGATGTGGCGTGTCGTGGGGTGGGGCAGGCAAGGCCCCCAGGAACCGGCGGACGTGCTGGACATGGGCAATGCCGGCACAGGCGCGCGCCTGCTGGCTGGCCTGCTGGCCCCCTGGCCCCTGACCGCTTTCCTGACGGGTGACGGATCGTTGCGCAAACGCCCCATGAAGCGCGTCACAGCGCCGCTGGGGCGGATGGGGGTTGGTTTCGCCACCCGCGCTGGCGACAGGCTGCCCATGGCCATTCAAGGCACGGTTAAAGGCAGGCCCATCACCTACAGGCTTCCGGTAGCCTCAGCGCAAGTGAAATCGGCCCTTATGCTGGCTGGGTTGAACTGCCAGGGGGAAACAGTGGTCATTGAACCCTCCCCCACGCGCGACCATACTGAGAACATGCTGCGCCATTTTGGCGTGCCCGTCAGCGTGGAGGATACGGAGAGGGGCCGCACTATTCGCCTCACAGGGCCAGCCACGTTGCGGGCAGTCCACATCAATGTGCCTGGTGACCCGTCATCGGCTGCTTTCCCCCTTGTAGCGGCTTTGCTGGTGCCTGGTTCGGATGTGCGCATTGAGAATGTTGGCCTCAACCCGCTGCGCACAGGTTTGCTGACGACTTTGCGTGAAATGGGTGCGGACCTGCAGTTGGAGGATGTGCGTGATGGCGCTGGGGAAGCCATGGGCACCCTCCATGCGCGCCACAGCGCCTTGAAGGCTGTGGATGTGCCAGCAGAACGCGCGCCTAGCATGATTGACGAATACCCCATCCTGGCTATGGCGTGCGCCATGGCCGCTGGCACTTCCCGCTTGCGCGGTTTGGAGGAGTTACGCGTCAAGGAATCGGACCGCCTAGCGGCCACGCTCGCCCTTTTGCAAGGCAATGGCGTGAAGGCTTGGGTGGAAGGCGATGACCTGTTCATTGAAGGCTCTGGTGGTGACCCTGTGCCCGGTGGCGGGGTGGTCGCAACCCACATGGACCACCGCCTGGCCATGAGCGCTGTTGTCATGGGGTTGGCAAGCCAGAAGGGGCTGGAGGTGGACGACCTCTCTTTTGTGGACACCAGCTTCCCAGGATTTCTACAGTTGCTTGGCCAGCTTCAGCAAACCCCTGTGGGAGGGAAACCATGA
- the cmk gene encoding (d)CMP kinase encodes MTGPSSKAGRAGTASPAKRLVIAVDGPAAAGKGTLAQALAQFLGLPYLDTGLFYRATARLALDAGAPLEEAVRFAEQLEGADLVRPDLRTPDVDQAASFVARQPKVRAALLQRQRDFAAATGAVLDGRDIGTVVLPDADVKFFVTASPEERARRRYRQRHGCNPQETATLAAEVEAIKQRDSQDENRATAPLRPAVDAHHIMTDGLDAAGVLKVVVAHLEKRGLLDPT; translated from the coding sequence ATGACGGGCCCTTCAAGCAAAGCTGGCAGGGCAGGCACAGCGTCTCCAGCCAAGCGCTTGGTCATTGCCGTTGATGGGCCAGCTGCAGCCGGCAAGGGCACGCTGGCCCAGGCCTTGGCGCAGTTCCTAGGGCTGCCTTACCTGGATACAGGTCTGTTCTACAGGGCAACGGCAAGGTTGGCGCTTGACGCAGGCGCCCCGTTGGAAGAGGCGGTGCGCTTTGCAGAGCAGCTTGAAGGCGCGGACCTGGTGCGCCCAGACCTGCGCACCCCTGATGTGGACCAGGCTGCCTCCTTTGTGGCGCGCCAACCCAAGGTGCGCGCAGCCCTGCTGCAACGCCAGCGTGATTTCGCCGCTGCCACGGGGGCTGTGCTGGATGGGCGTGACATTGGCACTGTGGTGTTGCCTGACGCTGACGTAAAGTTTTTCGTGACCGCCAGTCCAGAGGAACGGGCACGCCGCCGCTACAGGCAGCGCCATGGCTGCAACCCCCAGGAGACAGCAACCCTGGCAGCTGAGGTGGAGGCCATCAAGCAGCGCGACAGCCAGGATGAAAACCGCGCAACCGCCCCTTTGCGCCCTGCTGTTGATGCCCATCATATTATGACAGATGGGCTGGATGCTGCCGGGGTGCTGAAGGTGGTCGTGGCACACCTTGAAAAACGCGGCCTGCTGGACCCCACTTGA
- the rpsA gene encoding 30S ribosomal protein S1 yields MASATDNMTAGVEDFAALLDETLGAADTGFEGSVVRGRVIRLADDHAVVDVGLKSEGRVPLREFGPAASEVKPGDVLELYVERYEDRDGSIVLSREKARREEAWTALERAFANNQRVSGSIYGRVKGGFTVDLGGAMAFLPGSQVDVRPVRDVSGLMGQPQPFQILKMDRARGNIVVSRRAVLEETRAEQRSELIQGLKEGMILDGVVKNITDYGAFVDLGGVDGLLHVTDIAWKRINHPSEALQIGQQVRVQVIRFNPETQRISLGMKQLEADPWENVAVKYPVQTRFTGRVTNITDYGAFVELEPGVEGLVHVSEMSWTKKNVHPGKIVATSQEVEVMVLDVDSAKRRISLGLKQVQRNPWEQFAEETEIGSVIEGEIRNITEFGLFIGLSPDIDGMVHMSDLSWDEPGEVAMSHYEKGQVVKAKILDIDAEKERISLGIKQLEEDPAADVLARINKGDVVNCVVSAVQSNGIEVKVDDVLTGFIRRGELARDKAEQRAERFNVGDTVEAKVMAVDPGARKLSLTIRGREMEEDKQALNEYGSASDSGASLGDILGAAIRRRNPES; encoded by the coding sequence ATGGCTTCTGCCACTGACAACATGACTGCGGGCGTTGAAGATTTTGCCGCCCTTCTTGATGAGACCCTGGGCGCTGCCGACACGGGTTTTGAAGGCTCTGTCGTTCGCGGCCGCGTTATCCGCCTTGCTGATGACCACGCCGTTGTGGACGTTGGCCTGAAAAGTGAAGGCCGCGTTCCCCTGCGGGAGTTCGGCCCAGCCGCCTCTGAGGTCAAGCCTGGCGACGTGCTTGAGCTTTACGTGGAACGCTATGAGGACCGTGACGGTTCCATCGTTCTTTCGCGTGAAAAAGCGCGCCGCGAGGAAGCCTGGACAGCGCTTGAGCGCGCCTTTGCCAACAACCAGCGCGTTAGCGGCAGCATTTATGGCCGCGTCAAGGGTGGCTTCACCGTTGACCTGGGCGGCGCCATGGCCTTCCTGCCAGGCAGCCAGGTTGACGTGCGCCCCGTGCGTGACGTGAGCGGCCTGATGGGCCAGCCGCAGCCGTTCCAGATCCTGAAAATGGACCGTGCGCGCGGCAACATCGTTGTCTCTCGCCGTGCCGTTCTTGAAGAGACTCGCGCCGAGCAGCGCTCTGAGCTTATTCAGGGCCTGAAGGAAGGCATGATCCTTGATGGCGTGGTCAAGAACATCACCGATTACGGTGCGTTCGTTGACCTGGGCGGCGTTGACGGGCTTCTGCACGTCACTGATATCGCTTGGAAGCGCATCAACCATCCTTCCGAAGCGCTGCAGATCGGCCAGCAAGTCCGCGTGCAGGTTATCCGCTTCAACCCGGAAACCCAGCGCATCTCCCTTGGCATGAAGCAGCTTGAGGCTGACCCCTGGGAGAACGTGGCCGTCAAATACCCTGTGCAGACCCGCTTCACGGGCCGCGTCACCAACATCACCGACTACGGCGCCTTTGTGGAGCTGGAGCCTGGCGTTGAAGGCCTGGTGCACGTCTCTGAAATGTCCTGGACCAAAAAGAACGTCCACCCTGGCAAAATCGTGGCCACTTCCCAGGAAGTTGAGGTCATGGTGTTGGATGTGGACAGCGCCAAGCGCCGCATCTCCCTGGGCTTGAAGCAGGTTCAGCGCAACCCGTGGGAGCAGTTCGCCGAAGAGACCGAGATTGGCTCCGTCATTGAAGGCGAGATCCGCAACATCACGGAATTCGGCCTGTTCATTGGTCTGTCCCCTGACATTGACGGCATGGTCCACATGTCTGACCTCTCTTGGGACGAGCCTGGTGAAGTGGCGATGTCGCACTATGAGAAGGGTCAGGTCGTCAAGGCCAAGATCCTCGACATCGATGCTGAGAAGGAGCGCATCTCCCTTGGCATCAAGCAGCTGGAGGAAGACCCCGCAGCAGATGTCCTGGCCCGTATCAACAAGGGTGACGTCGTTAACTGCGTTGTTTCCGCTGTGCAGAGCAACGGCATTGAAGTGAAGGTTGATGACGTCCTGACAGGCTTCATCCGCCGTGGCGAGCTGGCCCGCGACAAGGCAGAGCAACGTGCTGAGCGCTTCAATGTCGGCGACACTGTGGAAGCCAAGGTCATGGCTGTGGATCCGGGCGCGCGCAAGCTTTCCCTGACCATTCGCGGCCGTGAAATGGAAGAGGACAAGCAGGCCCTCAACGAGTACGGCTCCGCTTCCGACAGCGGCGCGTCACTGGGTGACATCCTGGGTGCGGCCATCCGCCGCCGCAACCCGGAATCCTGA
- a CDS encoding M16 family metallopeptidase — MSLRLPFLPFFKNTRLTQWLLAGTALAAAHGLALGLTTPAQAAPPALATTATPTELHPLRATLANGLHVVIIRDALAPVVRTVLTYDVGSSEAPKGFPGTAHALEHMMFNGSKGLTRDQLATIGAEIGNDENASTTSDATQYYFTAPADDLDILLHIEAARMEGLDITPAEWSHEKGAIEQEVSRDLSNPVYRYLSQLRALLYANTPYDHDALGTRPSFDATTAPLLRHFYEQWYSPNNAVLVIAGDVQPEKALAEVKAIMGAVPARPLPARHDVKPGAAKAQTLHLNTDLPVGLVTVGWRMPGERSPDYAAATLLSDALSSQRGALFALVPAGKALEAGFMYEPEAQGGIGIAYAGFPKSANPTPLVKTLQGLMDHAWRHGVPAELVEAARKREIAGLEFDANSISGLASSWAQAVAVEKLQSPADMIAAFKRVTPEEVNQLARRLLDPAHAITAILTPSDKGKVLADKGFGGTESFGAAPKSVVPLPDWASAPLAKLTLPPPMPLPQVTHLPNGLTVLVMPEHVSHTVELVGSIRQNAALEQPKGQEGVADITDQMFLFGSTTRDRLKLARDLDNLAADESAGSSFSLSTLTPVFSKALGILADHELHPAFPEGAFRIIQAQAASAQAGVLESPGYRFGRAVRKALVPANDPTLRQATPESIKSLKLDDVKAYYHHTYRPDLTTIVVMGDITNDEAVKQVRAAFGDWKNEGPTPATTLPPVPLSKPSQADVSDPGRSQADVKLPETLGLDVRNPDRHALAVGNEILGGGFASKLLQDLRVRTGYVYGAGSSIGYSRTRTTFSVSFGADPDKVEPARKLALEDIKTLRTTLVSPDTLALAKATLLRGMPMGRSSFDDLAESWLSMIDLGLPLNAPDEGAKAVYSMTAIKVRKAFARWIRPEDLSTIILGPAPKGFKPTP; from the coding sequence ATGTCCTTGCGTCTGCCCTTTTTGCCTTTTTTTAAGAACACCCGCCTGACACAGTGGCTACTGGCTGGCACAGCCTTGGCCGCCGCCCATGGCCTGGCCCTGGGTTTGACCACACCAGCGCAGGCAGCCCCACCAGCCCTAGCCACCACTGCCACCCCCACGGAACTGCACCCTCTGCGCGCCACCCTGGCCAATGGGCTTCATGTGGTGATCATCCGTGACGCCTTGGCCCCTGTCGTGCGCACTGTGCTGACCTACGACGTGGGATCTTCAGAAGCCCCCAAAGGCTTTCCTGGCACAGCCCATGCCCTTGAACACATGATGTTCAACGGTTCCAAAGGGCTGACGCGCGATCAACTGGCTACCATTGGCGCTGAGATCGGCAATGACGAGAACGCCTCCACCACCTCTGACGCCACGCAGTATTACTTCACGGCGCCTGCAGATGACCTGGACATCCTCCTCCACATCGAGGCTGCCCGTATGGAGGGGCTGGACATCACCCCTGCTGAATGGTCGCATGAAAAAGGCGCCATCGAGCAAGAGGTCTCACGCGACCTCTCCAACCCCGTTTACCGCTACCTTTCCCAATTGCGGGCACTGCTTTACGCCAACACCCCTTACGATCATGACGCCCTGGGCACCAGGCCATCCTTTGACGCAACAACAGCCCCCCTTCTGCGCCATTTCTATGAGCAATGGTACAGCCCCAACAATGCCGTCTTGGTGATCGCAGGTGACGTTCAGCCTGAAAAAGCCCTAGCTGAGGTCAAAGCCATCATGGGCGCCGTTCCAGCGCGCCCACTGCCAGCCCGCCATGATGTCAAGCCTGGCGCCGCCAAGGCCCAGACCCTTCACCTGAACACAGATCTGCCTGTGGGGCTGGTGACGGTGGGTTGGCGTATGCCAGGCGAGCGCAGCCCAGATTACGCGGCGGCCACGTTGCTGTCTGACGCCCTCTCCAGCCAGCGTGGGGCGCTGTTTGCCCTGGTCCCCGCTGGCAAGGCGCTGGAAGCGGGCTTCATGTATGAGCCTGAGGCCCAAGGGGGCATTGGCATTGCCTATGCCGGCTTCCCCAAAAGCGCTAACCCAACCCCTCTAGTGAAAACCCTGCAGGGCCTGATGGACCATGCTTGGCGCCACGGCGTTCCAGCCGAACTAGTGGAAGCAGCCAGAAAGCGCGAAATCGCAGGGTTGGAGTTTGACGCCAACTCCATCAGCGGGCTGGCCTCCAGTTGGGCACAGGCCGTGGCGGTGGAAAAGCTGCAAAGCCCCGCTGACATGATCGCCGCCTTCAAACGGGTGACCCCTGAGGAGGTCAACCAACTGGCACGCCGCCTCTTAGACCCGGCCCATGCCATTACAGCCATCCTCACCCCCAGCGACAAGGGCAAGGTGTTGGCGGACAAGGGTTTTGGGGGCACTGAATCCTTTGGCGCCGCCCCCAAATCGGTTGTGCCGCTTCCTGACTGGGCATCAGCGCCTTTGGCCAAGCTGACACTGCCCCCACCCATGCCATTGCCCCAAGTGACCCATCTGCCTAATGGGCTGACGGTGCTGGTTATGCCTGAGCATGTCAGCCACACTGTGGAGCTAGTCGGGTCCATCCGCCAGAATGCTGCCCTTGAACAACCCAAAGGCCAGGAAGGCGTTGCTGACATCACAGACCAGATGTTCCTGTTCGGCAGCACCACCCGTGACAGGCTGAAGTTGGCGCGTGACCTGGACAACCTGGCGGCAGATGAGAGCGCTGGGTCTTCCTTCAGCCTCAGCACGCTGACGCCTGTATTCAGCAAAGCCTTGGGCATTTTGGCTGACCATGAGCTACACCCCGCCTTCCCTGAAGGGGCTTTCCGCATCATCCAGGCCCAGGCTGCCAGTGCCCAGGCTGGCGTTCTTGAATCACCTGGTTACCGTTTTGGGCGGGCCGTGCGCAAAGCCCTTGTTCCGGCCAATGACCCAACACTGCGCCAAGCTACGCCAGAGAGCATCAAAAGCCTGAAGCTTGACGACGTGAAAGCGTATTACCACCACACTTACCGGCCTGACCTCACCACCATTGTGGTGATGGGCGACATCACCAATGACGAGGCCGTTAAGCAGGTACGCGCCGCCTTTGGCGATTGGAAAAACGAAGGCCCCACGCCAGCGACCACCCTTCCACCTGTGCCCCTCAGCAAACCTTCCCAAGCTGACGTCAGTGACCCTGGCCGTTCGCAAGCAGACGTCAAACTACCAGAGACCCTGGGCCTTGACGTTCGCAACCCAGACCGCCACGCGCTGGCGGTGGGTAATGAGATCCTGGGGGGCGGGTTCGCCTCCAAATTGCTGCAGGACCTGCGTGTGCGCACAGGCTATGTCTATGGCGCTGGCAGCTCCATTGGCTACAGCCGCACCCGCACCACATTCTCCGTGAGCTTCGGCGCTGACCCGGACAAGGTGGAACCAGCCCGCAAACTGGCGCTGGAGGACATCAAGACGCTACGCACCACGCTGGTCTCCCCCGACACATTGGCCCTGGCCAAAGCCACGTTGCTGCGCGGCATGCCCATGGGCCGTTCCAGCTTCGATGATCTAGCTGAAAGCTGGCTGAGCATGATTGACCTTGGCCTGCCCCTGAACGCGCCAGACGAAGGCGCCAAAGCCGTCTACAGCATGACGGCCATTAAGGTGCGCAAAGCCTTCGCACGCTGGATCAGGCCTGAGGACCTCTCCACCATTATTTTGGGGCCAGCGCCCAAAGGCTTCAAACCCACACCCTGA